In the genome of Flavobacterium panacagri, one region contains:
- a CDS encoding glycoside hydrolase family 53 protein, translating into MKKTLKTISFLMLIGIAFTSCKPKMISEKNSFSKGADIGWLPQMEATGYKFYDADGSQKDCLQLLKDRGINTIRLRVWVNPNDDKASGHCSPEETVVMAVRAQKMGVRIMINFHYSDSWADPGKQNKPAAWAKHSFPELLTDVYQHTYDVLKLLKKAGVTPEWVQVGNEIPGGMLWPEGSTDNFKQLAQLLDKGYEATKAIDPKIKVIVHLDEGNKSEKFRWFFDKATENKVKYDVIGLSYYPYWIKTDYQSTILDLENNLKDMASRYKKEVMVVEVGGDFEAVQNTKEMLEATIKAVKSVPNNKGLGVIYWEPQGEKSWSGYQLNAWLPDGKPSPALDAFKN; encoded by the coding sequence ATGAAAAAAACGCTAAAAACGATCTCTTTTTTAATGCTAATTGGTATTGCCTTTACTTCGTGTAAACCAAAAATGATTAGCGAAAAGAATTCCTTTTCTAAAGGAGCAGATATAGGCTGGTTACCGCAGATGGAAGCAACGGGCTATAAATTCTATGATGCAGACGGTTCTCAAAAAGACTGTCTGCAATTATTAAAAGACCGTGGTATCAATACCATCAGATTGCGCGTTTGGGTAAATCCGAATGATGATAAAGCCAGCGGACATTGTAGTCCCGAAGAAACCGTTGTGATGGCGGTTCGTGCACAAAAAATGGGAGTGCGTATTATGATCAATTTCCATTACAGTGATTCGTGGGCAGATCCGGGCAAACAAAACAAACCGGCAGCGTGGGCGAAACATTCTTTTCCAGAATTGTTAACCGATGTGTATCAGCATACTTATGACGTTTTAAAACTGTTGAAAAAAGCCGGAGTAACTCCAGAATGGGTTCAGGTAGGAAATGAAATTCCAGGCGGTATGCTTTGGCCGGAAGGCAGTACAGATAATTTTAAGCAATTGGCACAATTACTTGATAAAGGATATGAAGCCACAAAAGCGATTGATCCAAAAATTAAAGTAATTGTTCATTTGGATGAAGGAAATAAGAGTGAAAAATTTAGATGGTTTTTCGATAAAGCAACTGAAAACAAAGTAAAATATGACGTAATTGGTTTATCGTATTATCCATATTGGATCAAAACCGATTATCAAAGCACTATTTTAGATTTAGAAAATAATCTAAAAGATATGGCTTCGCGTTACAAAAAAGAAGTTATGGTTGTGGAAGTTGGCGGCGATTTTGAAGCAGTACAAAATACCAAAGAAATGCTCGAAGCCACCATTAAAGCCGTAAAAAGTGTACCAAATAATAAAGGTCTAGGTGTTATCTATTGGGAGCCGCAAGGTGAAAAAAGCTGGAGCGGTTATCAGCTTAATGCTTGGCTTCCTGACGGAAAACCTTCGCCTGCATTGGATGCTTTCAAGAATTAA
- a CDS encoding DUF4982 domain-containing protein, whose amino-acid sequence MISQSTTIILKDNWRFSKDVKEDAFSVNFNTSKWEKVSVPHDWAIYGPFDKEWDKQVSAIEQNGEKIPTEKTGRTGSLPHIGTGWYRNSFSIPQFKKGKKALLIFEGAMSEPQVYLNGKKIGEWGYGYSYFYIDISKDLKVGSENLLAVKLTNMPFSSRWYPGAGLYRNVSIVIKEEESFEQWGTFITTPEMKDDNAVVDIKAEVHGSTMSMVTEIKDAANKVVATQKASEIKDGKFHQIIEVAKPHLWSPETPYLYTAVTKLYAADGTLKDEQNIKFGIRFIKYEANKGFSLNGKVMKFKGVCLHHDLGPLGAAINKAALRRQLTILKDMGCNAIRSSHNMPSFEQLELADEMGFMFLAESFDEWAKPKVQNGYHRFFDQYAEKDIVNLVRATRNHPCIVMWSSGNEVPDQWGAEGVKRAKWLQDIFHREDPTRPVTVGMDQVKATMESGFGALLDIPGLNYRVHLYEEAYKTFPQGLILGSETASTVSSRGIYKFPVAQAKNKEYDDFQSSSYDLEACSWSNVPDEDFVLQDDKPWVIGEFVWTGFDYLGEPTPYDEKWPSRSSYFGISDLAGLPKDRFYLYRSRWNTKDKTLHILPHWNWKGRESEVTPVFVYTNYDSAELFVNGKSMGVQKKNNSTPQTRYRLMWNDVKYEPGTVKVVAFDSNGKVVAENEIKTAGDPYKIVLEADRKTIKADGDDISFVTVSVVDKNGIPCPTAVNELEFKVTGAGTYRAACNGDATSLEIFHDNKMKLFSGKLVVLVKSTKQSGTMQLEVKGDNLEKARINIKTIK is encoded by the coding sequence ATGATATCACAATCTACCACAATTATTTTAAAAGATAACTGGCGTTTTTCTAAAGATGTAAAAGAAGATGCCTTTTCTGTAAATTTCAATACTTCTAAATGGGAAAAAGTAAGTGTCCCGCACGATTGGGCTATTTATGGACCTTTTGATAAAGAATGGGACAAACAGGTTTCGGCAATTGAGCAAAACGGCGAAAAAATTCCAACAGAAAAAACGGGTCGTACAGGATCATTACCACATATTGGAACGGGCTGGTACCGTAATTCATTCTCTATTCCGCAGTTTAAAAAAGGAAAAAAAGCACTTCTTATTTTTGAAGGCGCAATGAGTGAACCTCAAGTTTACTTAAATGGAAAAAAGATAGGGGAATGGGGTTATGGCTACAGCTATTTTTATATTGACATTAGTAAAGATCTAAAAGTAGGTTCAGAAAATCTATTGGCTGTTAAATTGACTAATATGCCATTTTCTTCAAGATGGTATCCTGGTGCCGGACTTTACAGAAATGTTAGTATTGTAATAAAAGAAGAAGAAAGTTTTGAACAGTGGGGGACTTTTATTACGACGCCTGAAATGAAAGACGATAATGCAGTTGTTGATATTAAAGCAGAAGTTCATGGCAGTACTATGTCAATGGTTACAGAGATAAAAGATGCAGCTAATAAAGTAGTGGCAACGCAAAAAGCTTCAGAAATAAAAGATGGAAAATTCCATCAAATAATTGAAGTGGCCAAGCCTCATTTATGGAGTCCTGAGACACCTTATTTGTATACTGCAGTAACCAAATTATATGCTGCAGACGGAACATTAAAAGACGAGCAAAATATAAAATTCGGTATCCGATTTATTAAATATGAAGCTAATAAAGGATTCAGCCTTAATGGTAAAGTGATGAAATTTAAAGGGGTTTGTCTTCATCACGATTTAGGGCCTCTTGGTGCGGCTATAAATAAAGCCGCACTTCGAAGACAATTGACGATTCTAAAAGATATGGGATGCAACGCAATTAGAAGTTCTCATAATATGCCTTCGTTTGAGCAGTTGGAACTGGCTGACGAAATGGGATTTATGTTTCTGGCAGAAAGTTTTGATGAATGGGCAAAACCCAAAGTACAAAACGGTTATCATCGCTTTTTTGACCAATATGCAGAAAAAGATATTGTCAATTTAGTGAGAGCTACACGTAATCATCCTTGCATTGTAATGTGGAGTTCTGGAAATGAGGTTCCCGATCAATGGGGCGCTGAAGGGGTAAAACGTGCCAAATGGCTGCAGGACATTTTTCACCGTGAAGATCCTACAAGACCCGTTACTGTTGGTATGGATCAGGTAAAAGCAACTATGGAATCTGGCTTTGGAGCTTTGCTCGATATTCCGGGATTAAATTATAGAGTGCATCTTTACGAAGAAGCATATAAAACATTTCCGCAAGGACTTATTTTAGGTTCAGAAACAGCTTCGACAGTGAGTTCAAGAGGAATTTATAAGTTTCCTGTTGCGCAGGCAAAGAATAAAGAATATGATGATTTTCAAAGTTCTTCGTATGATTTAGAAGCTTGCAGCTGGTCCAATGTCCCTGATGAAGATTTTGTGCTTCAGGATGACAAACCGTGGGTTATTGGAGAATTTGTCTGGACAGGTTTTGATTATTTAGGAGAGCCAACACCTTATGATGAAAAATGGCCGTCAAGAAGTTCATATTTTGGGATTTCAGATTTGGCGGGACTTCCTAAAGACCGTTTTTATCTTTACAGAAGCAGATGGAATACAAAAGATAAAACGCTTCATATTCTGCCACATTGGAACTGGAAAGGAAGAGAAAGCGAAGTTACTCCTGTTTTCGTTTACACCAATTACGACAGCGCCGAGCTTTTTGTAAATGGAAAAAGTATGGGCGTTCAGAAAAAGAACAATTCAACGCCACAGACCCGTTATAGATTGATGTGGAATGATGTTAAATACGAACCAGGAACGGTAAAAGTCGTAGCATTTGATTCTAATGGAAAAGTGGTGGCAGAAAATGAAATTAAAACGGCTGGAGATCCTTATAAAATTGTGCTTGAAGCAGATCGCAAAACGATCAAAGCTGATGGAGATGATATTTCTTTTGTAACAGTTTCGGTCGTAGATAAAAATGGCATTCCATGTCCTACAGCAGTCAATGAACTGGAGTTTAAAGTTACCGGAGCTGGAACTTATAGAGCAGCCTGTAACGGAGATGCTACATCATTGGAAATATTTCATGATAATAAAATGAAGCTTTTTAGCGGTAAACTGGTTGTACTTGTAAAATCAACTAAACAAAGTGGTACTATGCAGCTTGAAGTTAAAGGGGATAATCTTGAAAAGGCAAGAATTAATATTAAAACAATAAAATAA
- a CDS encoding SusE domain-containing protein, whose translation MKLIYKIFIAVVVLTGFWSCENEENLMILEPQEAAFAIITPEGGSSTILNKATPNNTAITFTWEKVSYGTPTIITYTVQFAASNTEFAAPVDITSSTSTHASITVAELNAKALELGLVPDEQGTIDVRIKSTVGTTLSEPKLSTPITINVTPYRGELPKKDLFLVGPGTAAGWSVTSNNMPIYRDPKENAKHYYTGYFNKDGFKLIEQIGFWAPAYGTNGAKVQYRATEADTDPSVFPTTASGYYSFELNLEDLTYKITPYTGPMTTYATISMTGSVLTGDDTGWAQDVPLVKSAFDGHIWKVTQTLKAGKMKFRADNSWTVSWGDNGGDILVEAGKYEIWFNDLDGRYMFIPTP comes from the coding sequence ATGAAACTTATATATAAAATTTTTATAGCTGTTGTTGTACTTACAGGATTTTGGTCTTGTGAAAACGAAGAAAATTTAATGATTTTAGAGCCTCAGGAAGCTGCTTTTGCTATCATAACTCCGGAAGGCGGTTCTTCTACAATTCTAAATAAAGCAACTCCAAATAATACTGCTATTACCTTTACTTGGGAAAAAGTAAGTTACGGAACACCTACAATTATTACTTATACGGTACAGTTTGCAGCAAGTAATACGGAGTTTGCAGCACCGGTAGATATTACCTCTTCAACTTCTACACACGCTTCTATCACAGTCGCAGAACTTAATGCAAAAGCGCTGGAACTTGGATTGGTTCCTGATGAGCAAGGTACAATTGATGTTAGAATTAAATCTACTGTTGGAACTACACTTTCAGAACCAAAACTTTCTACGCCAATTACAATCAATGTAACTCCTTACAGAGGAGAATTGCCTAAAAAAGATTTGTTTTTAGTGGGACCTGGTACTGCTGCAGGTTGGAGTGTAACGAGCAATAATATGCCGATTTATAGAGATCCAAAAGAAAATGCAAAACATTATTATACAGGTTACTTTAATAAAGATGGTTTTAAATTAATAGAACAAATTGGATTCTGGGCACCAGCTTATGGAACAAATGGTGCTAAAGTACAATACAGAGCAACAGAAGCAGATACTGACCCAAGTGTTTTCCCAACGACAGCTTCAGGTTATTATAGTTTTGAACTTAATCTTGAAGATTTAACATACAAAATTACACCTTATACAGGACCAATGACAACGTATGCAACTATTAGTATGACTGGATCTGTATTAACAGGTGATGATACAGGTTGGGCTCAAGATGTTCCTTTAGTAAAATCGGCATTTGACGGTCATATCTGGAAAGTTACCCAAACCTTAAAAGCAGGAAAAATGAAATTCAGAGCTGATAACAGCTGGACCGTAAGTTGGGGAGATAATGGTGGAGATATACTTGTCGAGGCAGGGAAATACGAAATCTGGTTTAATGACTTAGATGGTCGTTATATGTTTATACCAACGCCATAA
- a CDS encoding glycoside hydrolase family 53 protein: MKKYIKILGVIAITAIQFSCSSNDNADTEPVNPPDVSDTFIRASDVSFLPQMESLGTKFYSNGKAEGMFTTLRNAGCNTVRIRLWKKPVNGRSGLSEVKQLAQKARQAGLRVWLTVHYSDDWADPGVQTTPEEWKNLNFADLKSAVTSYTSTIISEINPDIIQIGNEINSGLLWPQGNLISNEKQCIEILSAASAVVRSKAPNTKIMIHYAGVSGGGTDWFFTKMKSIDYDYIGLSYYPVWHGKDLNEVKNTIDALGKKFSKKVLIAETAYPFTLLHNDQTNNIVGTSDQLVPGYPATPAGQRTFVMDIKNIVKTSQYGQGFAYWGGEWVAFKGPQSTTGSTFENQALYSFDNNALSVMQAFSKD; encoded by the coding sequence ATGAAAAAATATATAAAGATTCTTGGGGTAATTGCTATAACTGCAATTCAATTTTCGTGCTCAAGTAATGATAATGCAGACACAGAACCGGTTAATCCGCCAGATGTAAGTGATACTTTTATCAGAGCTTCAGATGTTTCTTTTCTTCCGCAAATGGAATCTCTGGGAACTAAATTCTATAGCAATGGAAAAGCCGAAGGAATGTTTACAACGCTAAGAAATGCAGGTTGTAATACTGTCCGAATTCGTTTATGGAAAAAACCTGTAAATGGACGCTCAGGTTTAAGTGAAGTAAAACAATTGGCTCAAAAAGCAAGACAAGCGGGTTTAAGAGTATGGCTTACGGTTCATTATTCTGATGATTGGGCAGATCCAGGAGTTCAAACCACTCCAGAAGAATGGAAAAATCTAAATTTTGCTGATTTGAAATCGGCTGTTACTTCTTACACGTCAACAATAATTTCAGAAATCAACCCAGATATTATTCAGATTGGAAATGAAATCAACAGCGGGTTATTATGGCCGCAAGGAAACTTAATCAGTAACGAAAAACAATGTATTGAAATATTGAGTGCAGCAAGTGCAGTAGTTCGCAGCAAAGCACCCAACACCAAAATAATGATTCATTATGCTGGTGTTAGCGGAGGCGGTACAGATTGGTTTTTTACTAAAATGAAAAGTATTGATTATGACTATATCGGATTATCTTATTATCCTGTTTGGCACGGTAAGGATTTAAATGAAGTAAAAAATACTATTGATGCTTTAGGAAAGAAATTCAGTAAAAAAGTCTTGATTGCAGAAACTGCTTATCCTTTTACCTTATTACACAATGACCAGACTAATAATATCGTAGGAACAAGTGATCAGCTGGTACCTGGATATCCTGCAACTCCTGCTGGACAAAGAACTTTTGTTATGGATATAAAAAACATAGTAAAAACATCGCAGTATGGACAAGGTTTTGCCTATTGGGGAGGTGAATGGGTTGCTTTTAAAGGGCCACAATCAACAACTGGTTCTACATTCGAAAATCAAGCTTTATATAGTTTTGATAACAATGCCTTATCCGTAATGCAAGCTTTCAGTAAAGACTAA
- a CDS encoding SusC/RagA family TonB-linked outer membrane protein codes for MKRIKTKFLLLLLLLPFCVFAQNTISGVVLEKGSKQPIPGANIKVLGVNSSTSTDFDGKFQLSGVKSDSQIAVSFTGYVNQTIAVGGQKNVTVYLEEDTNQLKEVVVQVGYGSVKKKDATGSVTALTTKDFNKGNNITTENLLNGRVAGLTVNSTGAPGSSSQIRIRGGSSLFASNDPLIVIDGLPLDNATNTGSSSFLASLNPATVESITVLKDASASAIYGSRASNGVIIITTKKGSKTLSVDYNVQYAAGSLTKTVDVFSADEFRSVIADRRSDDLDKLGTANTDWQKAIYRNTGTVDQSLAVRGSLFNIIPTSLTLGNTDQQGLRLTNNFKRNTVGLVMNPTFLDNHLKMRLSANYTNEINRFTDAVEGAAIGFDPTQPIKVEGAPYGGYFEYTTGVDSNGNYPLVSTAARNPVAQLLNTNDRGTNDRIFGNFEIDYKFHFLPALRAVVNVGFDESNGDRRRLVGADAGSAPSNNNIPYGTNEYTEQTRRNKLLDTYLVYNKTFKSLNFEMTGGYSYQKFQSSKFETGNILNPDLPSTFPETTLDTDVVLLGFFARTNLNFRDKYLLTLSYRRDGSSRFEEANRWGNFPSVAFAWKIKEDFFKESTVLSDLKLRLSYGITGQQDIPEPNGYLQKYQVGSGNSEYYFGASPVAVALPSKRTNNLKWEETTSYNAGLDFGFLDNRLAAGLDVYYKESKDLLVNAAISDGSNFSNRVYQNVGSFTTKGVEFTLNANAVRTENFNWNMNFNIAKFERRIKNLVNGTDIFLGDNIAGTGTPGQIFREGYTPYSFYVYKQLYNNEGKPIDGAFADLNGDNIKNDSDKYIYNNPDPDFTLGFASNMNYKKFDFSFNLRASIGNRIFNAVDASRAQYDAMENGGVLSNIPSQVLETNFQTTSNVVLSDLYIENASFLKLDNITLGYTLSNWLNSKASLRVSTGVQNVFVLTKYSGLDPEITNNGVDKTIYPRQRSVLFGLNLKF; via the coding sequence TAAAATCAGATAGTCAAATTGCCGTTTCCTTTACTGGTTATGTCAATCAAACTATTGCAGTTGGCGGGCAGAAAAATGTAACCGTATATCTTGAAGAAGATACAAATCAGCTGAAAGAAGTGGTTGTACAGGTAGGATATGGAAGCGTTAAAAAGAAAGACGCTACAGGATCTGTTACAGCACTTACTACAAAAGACTTTAACAAAGGAAATAATATTACAACAGAAAATCTGCTTAACGGAAGAGTGGCAGGTCTAACAGTAAATTCAACTGGTGCTCCAGGTTCCAGCTCTCAAATTAGAATTCGAGGAGGAAGTTCGCTTTTTGCTAGTAATGACCCACTTATTGTAATTGACGGATTGCCTCTTGATAATGCGACCAATACAGGTTCTTCTTCGTTTTTAGCCTCATTGAACCCAGCAACGGTTGAATCGATCACAGTTTTAAAAGACGCATCGGCTTCGGCAATTTATGGTTCTCGTGCTTCAAATGGTGTAATTATTATTACGACTAAAAAAGGAAGTAAAACATTGTCTGTAGATTACAATGTGCAATATGCTGCAGGTTCGCTGACTAAAACCGTTGATGTTTTCAGTGCTGACGAATTTAGAAGTGTAATTGCAGACAGAAGAAGCGATGATTTGGATAAACTAGGAACAGCAAATACAGACTGGCAAAAAGCAATTTATAGAAATACTGGAACAGTAGATCAAAGTTTAGCCGTTAGAGGAAGCTTGTTCAATATTATTCCAACCAGTTTAACACTTGGAAATACAGATCAGCAAGGATTACGCTTGACGAATAATTTTAAAAGAAACACCGTTGGTTTAGTAATGAACCCAACGTTCTTGGACAATCATTTAAAAATGAGGCTTTCGGCTAATTACACAAACGAGATTAACCGATTTACGGATGCTGTTGAAGGAGCTGCTATCGGTTTTGACCCAACACAGCCAATAAAAGTGGAAGGAGCGCCTTACGGAGGTTATTTTGAATATACGACAGGAGTAGATTCAAACGGTAATTATCCGCTAGTTTCAACTGCAGCAAGAAATCCTGTTGCGCAATTGTTGAATACAAATGATAGAGGAACGAACGACAGAATTTTTGGAAATTTTGAAATCGATTATAAATTCCACTTTTTGCCTGCTTTAAGAGCGGTTGTAAATGTTGGTTTTGATGAATCGAATGGAGACAGAAGAAGATTAGTAGGAGCTGATGCAGGTTCTGCTCCATCCAACAACAATATTCCGTATGGTACAAATGAATATACGGAACAAACTAGAAGAAATAAATTATTAGACACTTATTTGGTTTATAACAAAACGTTTAAATCATTGAATTTTGAAATGACGGGTGGTTATTCGTATCAAAAATTTCAAAGCTCAAAATTTGAAACAGGTAATATCTTAAATCCCGATTTGCCATCGACATTTCCTGAAACTACTTTGGATACAGATGTTGTTTTGTTAGGATTTTTTGCCAGAACAAACTTGAATTTTAGAGATAAATATTTATTAACGCTGTCTTACAGAAGAGATGGTTCTTCAAGATTTGAAGAAGCAAACCGTTGGGGAAATTTCCCTTCTGTAGCTTTTGCATGGAAAATTAAAGAAGATTTCTTTAAAGAAAGCACCGTGTTATCTGACTTAAAATTAAGATTAAGTTATGGTATTACAGGACAGCAGGATATTCCTGAACCAAATGGATACTTGCAGAAATACCAAGTTGGAAGTGGAAATTCCGAATATTATTTTGGAGCAAGTCCTGTAGCTGTTGCACTTCCTTCAAAAAGAACAAACAATTTGAAATGGGAAGAAACCACTTCATACAACGCAGGTCTTGATTTTGGATTTTTAGACAATCGCTTGGCTGCTGGACTTGATGTTTATTATAAAGAATCTAAAGATTTATTAGTAAACGCAGCAATATCGGATGGTAGTAACTTTTCTAACCGTGTTTATCAAAATGTTGGAAGTTTTACCACAAAAGGAGTAGAGTTTACGCTTAACGCGAATGCAGTTAGAACAGAAAATTTTAACTGGAATATGAACTTTAATATTGCCAAATTCGAAAGAAGAATCAAAAATCTAGTTAATGGAACCGATATCTTTTTAGGAGACAATATTGCAGGAACAGGAACTCCAGGGCAAATTTTTAGAGAAGGCTACACGCCATATTCTTTCTATGTATACAAACAATTATACAACAACGAAGGAAAACCAATTGATGGTGCATTTGCTGATTTAAATGGCGATAATATCAAAAATGATTCAGATAAATACATTTACAATAATCCAGATCCAGATTTCACATTAGGATTTGCATCGAATATGAATTACAAAAAGTTTGACTTTTCATTCAATTTACGTGCAAGTATTGGGAACCGAATTTTTAATGCGGTTGATGCCAGCAGAGCACAATATGATGCTATGGAAAATGGGGGTGTTTTAAGTAATATTCCATCTCAGGTATTGGAAACCAATTTTCAGACTACTTCAAATGTAGTATTATCAGATCTTTATATTGAAAATGCTTCATTTTTAAAATTAGATAACATTACGTTGGGCTATACTTTATCGAACTGGCTAAACAGCAAAGCTTCGTTAAGAGTATCAACGGGAGTTCAGAACGTTTTTGTACTTACCAAATACAGTGGTTTGGATCCTGAAATCACAAATAATGGTGTAGACAAAACGATTTATCCAAGACAGCGATCAGTACTATTTGGTCTTAATCTTAAATTTTAA
- a CDS encoding RagB/SusD family nutrient uptake outer membrane protein: protein MKKYIVITIAALTLMFQSCTDDLNVVSKDDDVLSSDVLFSTPDGYKKAFAGVYGNLTLTGVLGPDNSSLEGVDAGTSQFTRCLLYMQELTTDELVWSYENDGGTAELQRNIWTPANPVILGMFSRTMVSVAYANEFLRQSTPEKLSSRGITNATTVADIALYRQEVRVLRAYAYYTMMDLFGKAPMYTENDPVNFTGPEVNRKQLFEYVETELKTVLPDLKAARTNEYGRVDQSMARMILAKMYLNAQVYIQENRFNDCVAMCNDIIAGGYTLKPKYLDNFKADNNTSEEIIFGIQSDGAVSQNWGATTVLTNGQIGAWENNGADFGIGGWTGALRIRKEFAQKFDGVKFSQDTRNTIGKGVQGDPAKQRSIDIDDIGVKTQGYILSKFSNKTSTGVNGISSTYADTDFPLFRLADVYLMYAEATLRGGNGTTTQALNYVNALRQRANNNSTVGNITLSELTLDFLIDERARELHWEAHRRQDLIRFGKYTGGSYNWAWKGNSSKGIAIPSYMSVFPIPEGSLGANRNLTQNTGY from the coding sequence ATGAAAAAATATATAGTAATAACAATAGCTGCATTGACTCTGATGTTTCAGTCCTGTACAGATGATTTAAATGTTGTCTCAAAAGATGACGATGTTCTTTCTTCTGATGTATTATTTTCTACGCCTGACGGATACAAAAAAGCATTCGCAGGAGTATATGGAAATTTAACTTTAACAGGTGTTTTGGGGCCTGACAACTCTTCGCTTGAAGGTGTAGATGCGGGAACGAGCCAGTTTACAAGATGTTTATTATACATGCAGGAATTAACTACAGATGAATTGGTTTGGAGTTATGAAAATGATGGTGGAACGGCAGAATTACAACGTAACATTTGGACACCTGCAAATCCTGTAATTTTAGGAATGTTTAGTAGAACTATGGTTTCTGTGGCTTATGCAAATGAGTTTTTACGCCAGAGTACTCCAGAAAAATTAAGTTCAAGAGGTATTACAAATGCGACAACAGTGGCTGATATAGCACTTTACCGTCAAGAGGTTCGTGTTTTAAGAGCGTATGCTTATTATACTATGATGGATTTATTTGGGAAAGCGCCAATGTATACTGAAAATGATCCTGTAAATTTTACGGGGCCTGAGGTAAACAGAAAACAATTGTTTGAATATGTCGAAACTGAATTAAAAACGGTTTTACCAGATTTAAAAGCAGCAAGAACAAATGAATACGGAAGAGTAGACCAATCTATGGCGCGCATGATTTTGGCTAAAATGTATTTGAATGCTCAAGTATATATTCAAGAAAATCGTTTTAATGACTGTGTTGCAATGTGTAACGATATCATTGCTGGTGGTTATACTTTGAAACCGAAATATTTAGACAATTTCAAAGCTGATAATAATACTTCTGAAGAAATCATATTCGGAATCCAGTCAGACGGAGCAGTTTCACAAAACTGGGGAGCAACAACTGTATTGACAAATGGACAAATTGGCGCTTGGGAAAACAATGGTGCCGATTTTGGAATTGGAGGCTGGACAGGAGCGCTGAGAATCAGAAAAGAGTTTGCTCAAAAATTTGATGGTGTTAAATTTAGCCAGGATACTAGAAACACAATCGGAAAAGGTGTGCAAGGTGATCCAGCAAAACAAAGATCGATTGATATTGATGATATTGGCGTAAAAACACAAGGTTACATTTTATCAAAGTTTTCCAATAAAACGTCTACTGGAGTTAACGGAATCAGTTCTACTTATGCGGATACCGATTTTCCATTATTCAGATTGGCCGATGTGTATTTAATGTATGCTGAAGCTACTTTGAGAGGTGGAAACGGAACAACTACTCAAGCATTAAATTATGTGAATGCTTTAAGACAAAGAGCTAATAATAATTCAACAGTTGGAAATATTACTTTAAGTGAGTTGACGCTTGATTTTCTTATTGATGAAAGAGCTCGAGAATTGCATTGGGAAGCGCACAGAAGACAAGATTTAATTCGTTTTGGAAAATATACTGGTGGTTCTTACAATTGGGCATGGAAAGGAAATTCCTCTAAAGGAATTGCTATCCCTTCTTATATGAGTGTTTTTCCTATTCCAGAAGGTTCGTTGGGAGCCAATAGAAATTTAACTCAAAACACAGGTTACTAA